The window TTTTTCACTATCTCAATTATAAATAAGGAAGCAGACAGTAGAAATGAAACAATTGCCAGCAAAATGAACACTTTCTCCATAATTATTACACCCCTTTGACTTGTATTGTATCTGTACTATAATTCATGATTATTAAAAAAATATTAATAAAATGTAGACTAAGTATTTCTTTCCGAAGTAGTATTAGGATATTGCGTTTACAAAAGTAGAAATCTTGATAATAAGGACCGGAAAATCAATCTAAAAAGTCGCTTTCCTTATGTAAGGGAAAGCGACTTTTTGTATAATCTTATTCAATTAAATGGCCGATTGTGGTATTGATTATAAATAATCGGATTTTGTTTCAAATAATCATTTTTTTTAAAACTACAAATAGCAACAATAATGTACATTTTATATTTAATTATTCATATAAGTTCCTTTTGAATTACCTCAACATTAGATTGATGATTATAAAAAAAGATAGATAGAGCGAATTATGCTCTTCTATCTTTTTAATTTTTATGGCATATAATATGTGACATTAAATAAGAATTCACTATTTATAGTAGTTTCAACTTATATCTTGACTTTTAATAAAACAAAAGAAAACCGGCACTTTCTGTTCAAAATCGAACGAAAAGTGCTGGTTTTTACGATTGAAGAACATTCCATTTTAATAACGGAAGTATTTCAGTGCCCTCAACAAAAAGAGGTGGTTTTTATGTGGTTGTTGTGATAAAAAAGTGGTTTATTATCATTAACGCCGTCTTCTACGCCTTCTTTTGGGCCTATTCGGGCGAGGACGGAACCTGTTGGATGGGGACATTGGATTGGGAAGATGCAGAACGTGTTCATCTTCTTGCGCATCCGTGTCTTGAATGTCGTCTTCATGAAGGAAGTCTGCTTCCTGCATAGCAGAATGATTCTCTTCATCAAAAGTACCGTGCTGTGTTTGCTTGGATGACGGTGTGATGTGCTGAGCGTTATTGAGTAGTGGGGTAGTTTGCTGGTTGTTGTTTGTGATGGTAGTCGTACTTTGTTGTTGTTCTGGAGTATGTTGTGTATCGACATGGGGCTGTTGAACAGGATGAACATCTTTCATGACAAGTATTGGACGCATCATATCATGATCCTCGTGCTCAAGGAAATGACAATGCCACATGTAATGCCCGATATGATCTTTCCAGTGCATAATAATTTTTGTGACTTTGCCTGCGTCAGCTTTTACAGTATCTTTCCAACCTTGCTCATAGTCATGAGGTTCTTCAGGTGGCCCTGTAAATGCAAGTTTACCTTCGTTTTGATAGAGTTCAACATCAAATGGCCGTCGTTCAAGAATTTTAAACTGAATTAAATGAATATGGATGGGATGGATAAAGGGCGTGGTATTAATAAAGTTCCAAACTTCAATACTGTCCCGTGCTGGCTTTTCAGTAGCGGGATCGTGGTACATTCGATCATTTAATAATAACATTGGTCTGCCAAATTCATCTGTAGAAGCGCTAAGTGGCAGGTTGCGTTCGATATGTGCATGATGAGGATGCAAATCCATCGATACAGCGAGCCTCTCGGGAATATCACTTGTATCCTCGCATTGCAGTGGGAGATTCACTTTAAATTTCATGATCAAGTTTGTATGCTCGTCAAAAAATTCTGTATCGGTATTCATTAACGTCATTTCCTGACCAGCACAATCTGTAAAATCAATGACGACATCTGTTCTTTCAGCAGGTAATAACGCGACGGATTGAATTTCACGAGGGGCTGTTAATAAGCCACCATCCGTACCAAGTTGAATCATCGGTTGGTCGTTTGAAAGACTGATGACATAGCCTCTTCTATTGGAACCATTCAGTAAACGGAATCTGTATTTTCGTGGCTCGACATTTAAGTAAGGCCAGACCTTGCCATTGACAACAATTGTATTACCGACAAATCCTGGTGTAATCGAAGGGTCTACGGGAACAGGGAATGTTGGCGCGTCAGGATAGAAGAGAGAGCCATCTTGATTAAAGGATTTATCTTGAATCAATAGCGGGAATTCATAATCCCCACTCGGTAAGTTTGAGCGTTCTTCTATTGTATCTCGAAGCAAGTAGAAACCGGCAAGTCCTGCGTAAACATTTAATCGGGTTAAAGCCATCGCGTGGTCATGATACCACATCGTCGTGCCGGGTTGATGATTGGTATATTCATGGATTTCTTTATTGAATTTTGGCCCTGTGTGTATAAAATCTTTCGTGTACCATGCTTCTGGGTGTCCATCGCTTTCCCAATCAACATTTGCCCCATGTAGATGGGTAACGGTTCTTACCTCCTGTGAATCATTAGCGGCGTGAAGGGTGAAGTCGACCGGTAAAAAGTGTTTGTTCGGTAGTTGGTTTTTATATTTGACATAGATAGTTTTGTCTTTAGCGGCTTCGATGGTTGGACCTGGATAGAGCCCATTATATCCCCATATGGTTGACAGTGGAAAACGCTTATGGAAGCGATGTTCGGCCTCCATCATCTGTAATTCATAATACTCTCTTCTCGGTTGACCACTACAGTATTTCGGTTTTGCCGTAATTGGCTTTGGTAGCGCATCTACAAATTTTGGAATAGTGGCTGGGTCAGAAGGATTCAATTTCTTGTACAAAACAACACGTCCCTTCAGTTTTTACATCGAAAAATACACAATCTACTACATCATATGGGTGAAAATAATAAGAAACTAGGACAAAAATGGAAGTATTTGTGCTACGATATAAAAAATATAGAAGTGCAAAAATTCTTAAAATAGCACGAGGGACTTTATATCTAGATTCTAGTTTGTTTCTTTCAAACTAAAGAAGGGGTGTGCAATGAACAAGCAATATTTTATGTATTTGACGAAATGACAAGGTAGTAGTTTTTCATTTTGGCAATCAGATGGAGGAAGCAATTTTTCACCAAGTACAAAGCTTAGAAGCACTGCTACGCCAGTGCAGTCGGCACATGAAGCATTTATTGACCGTACGTATTGTGCCAGAGTTCTTGAACGCCACGAAGTGAACAACATGCGCGTATTCATTCAGAATAACAAACGTTAGCGCAGTCACTTTTAAAGATTACGGAGCAAAAAGTGCAAGTTAAGTGCCATTAAAAGTAGATACGCTCTGTGTGCATGGTGATAGCGAGGGTGCTATAAAACTTGCGCACCTTAACCACAACAAGTTAAACGAGAAAGTCATCGAAATTAGAGTTTTAACTAAATCATAAAATGGAAAAGTCAGAGCGGTAATTTATGGGATGTTATAGAATAGAAGGACGAGGGTATGGACTTGGCTTATAATTGATATGGAGTTTATCTGCTATGTTGAGGTGTATTAGCTAGTAAGTAAATTCCGGGCATAGAGAAGTGGTGATTAGTTGGAAATAACATTAGATGAATTAAATAAAACAATCATGGTGATGCGCACGAAGGGGCTTTTGTCAGAAGCCTTAGTTCTTGCAAAACAAGGATTATTGGTCGCATTAGAGAATGGTAATTATGGGCATGGGTTGGATTTATACTATCAAAAAATATTAATTCATCATGCTTTTGGCGACACATTAAGTATGGTGAATCTAATTCATGAGTACGAAACGTATTGTCAAAAGTATGGTACAGCAAAAGACATCATGCATTTTTACCTCGTGATGTCCTTAATATATGATCTGGTTGGTGTTCGAGAAAAGACGGTGGACATGACCAAAAAATCAATTGCGTATGCGACAGAGCTTAAGGATTTAGTAATGCTTGTACGCTGTCATAATAATCTATGCTATCTTGAAGTTGAAAATGGGCGTTATGCGGAGGCTATGCAAGCAGGACGATTAGCGAGAGCATACAATAAAGAACTTGCTAAAACACAGCCTGAGTTGGCGAAATTACAGGGAATTCGCATCAATAATAATATGGCGGACGTTTATATTCTGGAGGGGGCTTTTGATACTGGCCAAACGTTGTTAGATCGTACGTTGCGATCAGAGCTTGTGCAGAACCATAAACGGGAAAAGGTAGCGGCTTTGTTTGGTTACGGCTTTTTATATGAAAAACAGCAAAAACTTGAAGAAGCAGTGGCCTTTTATAAGCAGGCGATAGACCTTGCCAAATCTTACGGTGATAAACCCATTTTAAAAAAAGTGATGCGCATGCTCTTAAATGTACTTTATGAATTGGATCGACGTGATGAGATTTTTGAAGTGCAACGTGATTATATCGAGCTAACGGAAAAAATGAATGCCGATAATTTACTACAACAGGTGATGTATATAGAATTTAATCAACAAAAGGAAAAGCTTGAGAAAAAGGCTCTGTATGATCCCCTTACAGGTGTACTGAACCGCAGCTTTTTAGAAACAGAACTAACGGAATGGATGCGGAGAGCGCAACATAGCCAACTATTTGTAGGGGTTATTGTGCTCGATATAGATTATTTTAAAATGTTTAATGATCGGTATGGGCATTTATTTGGCGATAGAGTTTTACAGCTACTTGCCACAGGCTTAAGAGATTTTTTACGGAAGCAGGACGCCGAAATTATTCGCTATGGTGGCGATGAATTCATCATCTGCATTCACAACAAAGATAGGGCGTATATAAACAGGCTTGTAATGGATTTGCATGCTTACATGTTGACTTTAGTGTTTGAACATGAAAATGAAAGTTATTCAATCAAGGTGAGTATGGGCGCATGTATCAATGATCAAAAAAATTATGACTTTAAATATCTATTTGAGCAAGCCGATCGCAGCTTATATAAAGCTAAAAATAACGGTCGTATGAACTATGTGATTAGTGGGCTCTAATTGCATGAAGTTAACGATCGGGTCATCCATGTTAAATTCCTATTTACACAGGTGAATAGGAATTTTTCGTGTGAAAGGGCTGTCTTTTTTCGTGAAAAAGCAAAAAATGAAAGTCGTTGCTCGAATCATTTGAAAACGCTGGTTTATCAACGTACAATATATGAAATTAGGAGACACGACAGTGAGAATTTGGTGTATAATGTTGTGGTATGAGGAAAGAAAGCAGGTTGACAAAAATGGTAAGCAAAATGAAAGTAAATGCAGTTAGAGATACGCAAAAACATCATGCACTCTTAGTGGGGATTATACTAGGTGTGGGACATAAGGTGAATAGATGAAAAACTGGCTGATTTTCATTTCTGTCTTTATGGTTTCCTTGTCACTTGTCATAAGTATTTTAGTACTCTGGAAAGCCGAGGCTCCGTTCCGTTCAATTGAAGAGCAGGCTGAACAGTTGGCCCTCGATGCCAAGGCCCTCGCAGTTGTATCGGAGTCCTACACATATAATGGCAAAAATTCGTATGTCACTGTGTTCGGGGTAGACGAATATGGTGAAAAAAAAGCTGTCTTTGTTCCGACGAATCTAGAAGAGGATTCCATTCAGGAAGTGTTTTTGAAAGATGGTATTACGGAAAAGCAAGCATTATCGGTTTTTAAAGATGAAGGAAATGTACAAAAGGTTCTACATATGAAATTAGGCTATGAGGAGCCAGGGGTTGTGTGGGAGATTACGTACCTTAACAATCACGATAAGCTCAACTATGTCTATATTTTGTTTGAGAACGGCGACTGGGTGAAGCGCATTAAGAACTTATAAGAGGAGTAGATTCCGTATGAAAAAATTATTAGCAAACCGAGTAAATACTTTAACACCATCTTCAACTTTAGCGATTACTGCGAAAGCTAAAGAATTAAAAGAACAAGGCATCGACGTAATTGGTTTAGGTGCTGGTGAGCCAGATTTCAACACACCTCGCAATATTTTAGATGCTGCCATTGATTCAATGGAAAAGGGCTTCACAAAATATACACCGGCTGGCGGTTTGCCAGTGCTTAAAAAAGCGATCATCGACAAACTACAACGCGACAACAGCCTTACATACAAAGCGAACGAAATCATCGTAGGCGTTGGTGCAAAACATATTCTGTACACGTTATTCCAAGTAATTTTAAACGAAGGCGATGAAGTGATTATCCCAATCCCATATTGGGTTTCTTACCCAGAGCAAGTAAAATTAGCAGGCGGTGTTCCAGTTTATGTTGAAGGTACTCGTGAACAAGGCTATAAAATTACTCCAGCTCAATTACGTGCGGCTGTAACAGATAAAACAAAAGCCGTAATCATTAACTCACCAAGTAATCCATCTGGTATGATTTATTCTCGCGAAGAGCTAGTGGAATTAGCTGCTGTTGCAGAAGAAAAAGATATTTTAATCGTGTCAGATGAAATTTATGAGAAGCTTGTATACAATGGTATAGAGCATTTTTCAATTGCAGAAGTTTCTGATGCAGTGAAAGCACGTACAATCGTAGTAAATGGTGTAGCAAAATCTCACTCTATGACAGGCTGGCGTATCGGGTATGCAGCAGGTGATGCAGACATCATTAAACCAATGACTGACCTTGCTTCACACTCTACTTCTAACGCAACGACAACTGCACAATATGCAACAGTGGAAGCTTATAATGGACCTCAGGACACTGTGGAAGAAATGCGTCAAGCATTCGAATCACGTCTTGAGAAGATCTATCCACAGCTAAGTGCAATTCCTGGCTTCAACGTATTAAAACCACAAGGTGCATTCTACTTATTACCAGACGTAGCAGAAGCTATGGCCCATACTGGTTATGATTCAGTAGATGCATTCGCTGCGGATATATTAACAGAAGCAAACGTAGCGGTAATTCCTGGCTCTGGTTTTGGTGCACCAACTACAATGCGATTATCTTATGCTACATCTTTAGAATTATTAGAAGAGGCAGTCCGTCGAATTGATGCATTTGTAAAATCAAAATGGCAAGACTAATCCTTCTAACCAACTTTGGAGGATATCTATGAAAAAAATTATGATTCAAGATATGCCACAGCATATCGGCGAAACAGTCAAGCTAGGTGCTTGGTTAGCTAACAAACGTTCAAGTGGGAAAATTGCCTTCTTACAATTACGCGATGGCTCAGGCTTTGTGCAAGGGGTAGTTGTCAAGGAAGAAGTAGGCGAAGAAATTTTTGCCATTGCAAAAGGTTTGACACAAGAAACGTCGATGTACATTACTGGCGAGGTTAAAGCCGATGAGCGTTCAAGCTTTGGCTGTGAGCTTGCTGTAACAGGTATTGAAGTTTTACATGCGGCAACAGATTTCCCAATCACGCCAAAAGAGCACGGTCCTGAGTTTCTAATGGATAACCGTCACTTATGGTTACGTTCTCGTAAGCAACATGCAGTGATGAAAGTCCGTAACGAAATCATTCGTGCAACATACGAGTTTTTCAACAACAATGGCTTCACAAAAATGGATCCACCAATTTTGACAGGTTCAGCTCCTGAAGGTACATCCGAGCTCTTTGCTACAAAGTATTTCGATGAAGATGCATACCTTTCTCAATCAGGTCAGCTTTATATGGAAGCGGCTGCGATGGCGTTAGGAAAAGTATTCTCATTCGGTCCAACGTTCCGTGCCGAAAAATCTAAAACACGTCGCCACTTAATCGAGTTTTGGATGATCGAACCAGAAATGGCATTTGTGGAATTTGAAGAAAACTTAGAAGTACAGGAACAATATGTTGAACATATTGTGCAATCAGTTCTGGCAAACTGCAAATTAGAATTAGAGCGACTTGGCCGTGATACATCGACACTTGAAAATATCAAAGCGCCATTCCCTCGTATATCTTATGACGATGCCATTAAACTATTACATGAACAAGGTTTTAACGATATTGAATGGGGCGATGACTTTGGTGCGCCACATGAAACAGCCATTGCCAATTCTTTTGACAAACCTGTATTCATCACATGCTACCCAGTAGGCATAAAACCGTTCTATATGCAACCACATCCAGATCGTGATGACGTCGTATTATGTGCAGATTTAATCGCACCTGAAGGCTACGGCGAAATCATCGGTGGTTCAGAGCGTATCCATGACTACGAGTTGTTAAAATCTCGTCTTGCAGAACACAATTTATCATTAGATGCTTATGCATGGTACTTAGAGCTTCGTAAACAAGGTTCAGTACCGCACTCAGGCTTTGGTCTAGGGTTAGAACGAACTGTGGCATGGATTTCAGGCACTGAGCATATCCGTGAAACAATTCCATTCCCACGTTTACTAAACCGTTTATACCCATAATCGGTAAGTCACAAACAAAAAACAATTTAAAAGTCGCGTAGTGAAATTTCTACGCGGCTTTTCTACTTATAATAGAAAGAAGGAGTCATGTCTATATGAGCACAAATAATAATCGACTCCGTACGTGGACTGAGCAGAGAACGATTCAAATACCTCAGCTTTTTTTTCAGTTTTATAAGGAGTTAAACATAGAGGATGAAGAGGCCCTGATTGTCGTGCATTTACTTGCCTTTCATATTGAGGGAAATGAATTTCCTACACCTGATGATTTGATGAGCCGCCTAACAATGCCGAGTGATGCTATTTCATCACGCCTCCAGCGGTTGATGCAAAAGGGCTTCCTCGAAATAACACGTGATGTGGATGCAAGTGGCAAAATATACGAAAAATATTCTGTGTACCCGCTTTGGGAGCGCATCATGCAAATCATTGAAATGCAGGAACAAAAAAAATCAGCAACGACCCTTCGACAAGAAGAAGGCGAGTTATTCCGTTTGTTTGAAGAGGAAATGGGGCGTCTTTTATCTCCTTTAGAGCTTGAAAAAATCGGTTCATGGCTAGATGAAGATAAACACAGTCCAGCACTTATAAAAGAGGCACTCAAGGAAGCTGTGTTTGCTGGCAAACTGAGCATTCGCTATATTGACCGTATTTTACTGGAGTGGAAAAAGAAAAATATTGCCACACCTCAGGCTGCACAAAAGCAAAGTGAACAATTCCGTGAAAAGCAAAGTTTTAACAGACCGCCAGCCCGTACAACACAGCAAGAAACACAGTCGACAAACAAAGTAGCTTTTTATAATTGGTTAGAAGAAAGAGAATAGGGGGCTTCCAGGCATGTTAACGAAAAAACAATGGGCGCACTGTCTAGCAGAAATGGACCGAATGTTTCCAGATGCACATTGTGAGCTTGTTCATGACAATCCATTTGAGCTTACAATTGCAACATTATTATCGGCACAATGTACGGACGTACTCGTCAATAAAGTAACGAAAACACTGTTTCAAAAATATAAAAAGCCAGAGGATTATTTAGCCGTTCCCTTGGAGGAGCTACAACAGGATATTCGCTCCATCGGTTTGTATCGCAATAAGGCAAAGAATATTCAAGCGCTATGCGAACGCTTGCTTGTTGAATACGGCGGAGAGATCCCGGCAAGCCGAGAAGCATTAGTGACGTTACCTGGAGTAGGTCGTAAAACAGCCAATGTTGTGCTATCTGTTGCCTTTGATGTACCTGCACTCGCTGTGGATACGCATGTAGAGCGTGTTTCTAAGCGTTTAGGATTGTGCCGCTGGAAGGATTCTGTGTTAGAGGTTGAGGAAACCATCATGAAAAAAACGCCTATGGATAAATGGTCGAAAACGCATCATCAGCTGATTTTTTTCGGCCGTTATCATTGTAAAGCACAAAATCCTGGCTGCCCTACATGTCCGTTATTGGGCGATTGCCGTGAAGGACAAAAGCGTTTGAAAAAAGGGCTGGTGAAGGAAGCATGAATGTAGAGGCAATTGCAAAGGACAAAGTCGATGTTTGGTTTGCTGAGTGGACGGCACTAGAAGGCCAAATACATCTTGCGCATGATGCCCGCAACGGCGCAGCAAAGGGCTTGATGGAGCAGGGGATTGCACTGTTTGAGCGTTTACTGCAAGAGGCTGGGGAGGAAGTGATGCCGATTAATGGCATGGAGCGCTTAGCCTTTATCCAAGCAAAACCAGGTCAATACGCATGTTATCGGCAATTAGATGAATTATTTAAAGAAACAAAAAAACGCACAGCACGCTTACGACTACAGGCAGCAAAAGGCTAGGGTAGACAGATAGAAATCTCGAAGTGAAGGATAGAAGTGGCGAAGTCGTGGATAGAACTCTCAAAGTGACGGATAGAGCTAAACAATCGCATAGAACGTAAAAAAGCAGAGAAGCGTTCGAGCTTCTCTGCTTTAATTATTTATTCAGTGCTTTCGACTTCACCATCGGGCGTTGTAGGTTCGGTTGGCGGAGTAGGTGGTTGACCTCCATTATTGCCATTGTTGCCGTTGTTACCATTATTACCGTTACCGTTACCGTTACCGTTATTGCCGTTGTTACCATTATTACCGTTACCGTTGTTACCATTGTTTCCATTACCATTACCGCTATTGTCACCTTGATCTGGTGGCGTAGGGTTCTCGATGTCTGGCTCTTCCGGTTTATCTGTCTCTAAATCCTCATCAGGCATACTTGTCACTTGGAAGGATGTTGTACCCGGTTCACTGCGCGTACCATCAAAAATAGCTATAACAGAAATGACGTAATTGCCGTCAGCTAGTGTGTTGCCAACTGTTAAGTTTTTACTTTCAGTAGTACCTAGAGGAATTGTTTCTCCACCTTCAAGTTTGGCAGATACTTCAAATGTCGTCGGCAGTGGTTCATTTGTTTCTGGATCTAACAATGCATCATGTTCCCAGCCGATGCTGATAGATTGACCACCTAAGTCTAAACTTGCACTGACATTGTAAGGTGTTGACAGTTCAGGTGCCTCATATTCATTCGAAATCTCTGTAGGTTCTGTACCTCGAACGAATAATTCTGTTTGACGTCGATCGCTCGGTGTAAAGTCACTCGCTAATTTCAGTGGGTTTGAACCGACTTCAATTGTCGCTTCTACTACAGAACTTGGTTTCGTGAAACGAGCTGTTTCCACATTTGCCGAAAGGTCTTTCATAATATTTTTAAATAATTCTTGTGGTAATCGACGTTCATCCCATGTCGTAATTGGATCAGAACGTTTTTCATAACCACTCCAAATAGCGATAGAGTAATTTGTTGTGTACCCTGCAAACCAAGAATCCGGTACGCTCGTATTTGGTAAATTATATTTATTAAATTCATCGTTAGAATAGTTTGTTGTCCCTGTTTTACCAGCAATATCTAAGCCTGGAA of the Lysinibacillus fusiformis genome contains:
- the nth gene encoding endonuclease III codes for the protein MLTKKQWAHCLAEMDRMFPDAHCELVHDNPFELTIATLLSAQCTDVLVNKVTKTLFQKYKKPEDYLAVPLEELQQDIRSIGLYRNKAKNIQALCERLLVEYGGEIPASREALVTLPGVGRKTANVVLSVAFDVPALAVDTHVERVSKRLGLCRWKDSVLEVEETIMKKTPMDKWSKTHHQLIFFGRYHCKAQNPGCPTCPLLGDCREGQKRLKKGLVKEA
- the asnS gene encoding asparagine--tRNA ligase — its product is MKKIMIQDMPQHIGETVKLGAWLANKRSSGKIAFLQLRDGSGFVQGVVVKEEVGEEIFAIAKGLTQETSMYITGEVKADERSSFGCELAVTGIEVLHAATDFPITPKEHGPEFLMDNRHLWLRSRKQHAVMKVRNEIIRATYEFFNNNGFTKMDPPILTGSAPEGTSELFATKYFDEDAYLSQSGQLYMEAAAMALGKVFSFGPTFRAEKSKTRRHLIEFWMIEPEMAFVEFEENLEVQEQYVEHIVQSVLANCKLELERLGRDTSTLENIKAPFPRISYDDAIKLLHEQGFNDIEWGDDFGAPHETAIANSFDKPVFITCYPVGIKPFYMQPHPDRDDVVLCADLIAPEGYGEIIGGSERIHDYELLKSRLAEHNLSLDAYAWYLELRKQGSVPHSGFGLGLERTVAWISGTEHIRETIPFPRLLNRLYP
- a CDS encoding DnaD domain-containing protein — its product is MSTNNNRLRTWTEQRTIQIPQLFFQFYKELNIEDEEALIVVHLLAFHIEGNEFPTPDDLMSRLTMPSDAISSRLQRLMQKGFLEITRDVDASGKIYEKYSVYPLWERIMQIIEMQEQKKSATTLRQEEGELFRLFEEEMGRLLSPLELEKIGSWLDEDKHSPALIKEALKEAVFAGKLSIRYIDRILLEWKKKNIATPQAAQKQSEQFREKQSFNRPPARTTQQETQSTNKVAFYNWLEERE
- a CDS encoding YpoC family protein, with the protein product MNVEAIAKDKVDVWFAEWTALEGQIHLAHDARNGAAKGLMEQGIALFERLLQEAGEEVMPINGMERLAFIQAKPGQYACYRQLDELFKETKKRTARLRLQAAKG
- a CDS encoding multicopper oxidase family protein — encoded protein: MYKKLNPSDPATIPKFVDALPKPITAKPKYCSGQPRREYYELQMMEAEHRFHKRFPLSTIWGYNGLYPGPTIEAAKDKTIYVKYKNQLPNKHFLPVDFTLHAANDSQEVRTVTHLHGANVDWESDGHPEAWYTKDFIHTGPKFNKEIHEYTNHQPGTTMWYHDHAMALTRLNVYAGLAGFYLLRDTIEERSNLPSGDYEFPLLIQDKSFNQDGSLFYPDAPTFPVPVDPSITPGFVGNTIVVNGKVWPYLNVEPRKYRFRLLNGSNRRGYVISLSNDQPMIQLGTDGGLLTAPREIQSVALLPAERTDVVIDFTDCAGQEMTLMNTDTEFFDEHTNLIMKFKVNLPLQCEDTSDIPERLAVSMDLHPHHAHIERNLPLSASTDEFGRPMLLLNDRMYHDPATEKPARDSIEVWNFINTTPFIHPIHIHLIQFKILERRPFDVELYQNEGKLAFTGPPEEPHDYEQGWKDTVKADAGKVTKIIMHWKDHIGHYMWHCHFLEHEDHDMMRPILVMKDVHPVQQPHVDTQHTPEQQQSTTTITNNNQQTTPLLNNAQHITPSSKQTQHGTFDEENHSAMQEADFLHEDDIQDTDAQEDEHVLHLPNPMSPSNRFRPRPNRPKRRRRRRR
- a CDS encoding cell wall elongation regulator TseB-like domain-containing protein, with the translated sequence MKNWLIFISVFMVSLSLVISILVLWKAEAPFRSIEEQAEQLALDAKALAVVSESYTYNGKNSYVTVFGVDEYGEKKAVFVPTNLEEDSIQEVFLKDGITEKQALSVFKDEGNVQKVLHMKLGYEEPGVVWEITYLNNHDKLNYVYILFENGDWVKRIKNL
- a CDS encoding pyridoxal phosphate-dependent aminotransferase, translated to MKKLLANRVNTLTPSSTLAITAKAKELKEQGIDVIGLGAGEPDFNTPRNILDAAIDSMEKGFTKYTPAGGLPVLKKAIIDKLQRDNSLTYKANEIIVGVGAKHILYTLFQVILNEGDEVIIPIPYWVSYPEQVKLAGGVPVYVEGTREQGYKITPAQLRAAVTDKTKAVIINSPSNPSGMIYSREELVELAAVAEEKDILIVSDEIYEKLVYNGIEHFSIAEVSDAVKARTIVVNGVAKSHSMTGWRIGYAAGDADIIKPMTDLASHSTSNATTTAQYATVEAYNGPQDTVEEMRQAFESRLEKIYPQLSAIPGFNVLKPQGAFYLLPDVAEAMAHTGYDSVDAFAADILTEANVAVIPGSGFGAPTTMRLSYATSLELLEEAVRRIDAFVKSKWQD
- a CDS encoding tetratricopeptide repeat-containing diguanylate cyclase; the protein is MEITLDELNKTIMVMRTKGLLSEALVLAKQGLLVALENGNYGHGLDLYYQKILIHHAFGDTLSMVNLIHEYETYCQKYGTAKDIMHFYLVMSLIYDLVGVREKTVDMTKKSIAYATELKDLVMLVRCHNNLCYLEVENGRYAEAMQAGRLARAYNKELAKTQPELAKLQGIRINNNMADVYILEGAFDTGQTLLDRTLRSELVQNHKREKVAALFGYGFLYEKQQKLEEAVAFYKQAIDLAKSYGDKPILKKVMRMLLNVLYELDRRDEIFEVQRDYIELTEKMNADNLLQQVMYIEFNQQKEKLEKKALYDPLTGVLNRSFLETELTEWMRRAQHSQLFVGVIVLDIDYFKMFNDRYGHLFGDRVLQLLATGLRDFLRKQDAEIIRYGGDEFIICIHNKDRAYINRLVMDLHAYMLTLVFEHENESYSIKVSMGACINDQKNYDFKYLFEQADRSLYKAKNNGRMNYVISGL